The following is a genomic window from Miscanthus floridulus cultivar M001 chromosome 14, ASM1932011v1, whole genome shotgun sequence.
cgagaaagacaacatgatgattagaaattaggcaaaactgagcgtcacaatagataaatgaattcgcgtacccatgcttgtttgtatccggcgaggctgcagctgccttgatggtgtgctggaccttgcatctgcaaacgacggtcctgggcatccctgtgcatcttgaggtactcctccgtgaaccacctctccaccatcatcgcccagcactcgggatacgcttggcaccaccagggaatcatctacacgtcatcaagtattggacatataagaagatcaaattaaatcaACTTAATcttaaaatgaatcaatattgatgttcttcatttacctcaaggtactgctcccgggtcagctgcatctctcttgcatctttcttggttttcctctctccaagcttcgacccgtagtaagttacgatggcctggatgcgcacctcgtgatgcatgtcggtgatgagttttttttacaggctttggtagtcacctgctccgccctggcctcaaatccctcctcgcatctgtaataagtctgcatacaaaagcgatgtatccattcattatttcaagaaaagtccaatgaatgcgatgtattgagcaatgttgtgcgagtgaGACTTTCACCCACgctgccttgttggggtactccgcatcgagggcgacagcgtagtggtcaaacgagtaggatggctccgtcttcgatgcgtacgtgacaatgccagggaagtgttgcctgcacaaaagacccaggatgccgttgactagccgtgcgctaccacccgacacaaccacccagttcctgcacaagtgattaagaaaaattattagtttttttcatcatatcatatgaagtagtggtgataacatataaagttacttacttttgcctttcggggcgaatcactggacgttggtgaggaagcggaacctgtgggaggctcgcgggacctcgcaagtagacactcgaagaggagtcggaagAAGTGGAACCCGTGCCTGCCACCTCGCACTCGTCGTCCttgtgcggcccctcctcctccagctcctcctcacgtggcgtgggaggaggcggccccctcctgcggctggcggtcctcctcctcctcctgtccgatccctccgccgcccctccgcctcctcctgcagccggcgtggtctttggtaaaacgagttcatggacctatgacggtcgcccgccatctttgttcaaccacctgcaataaaaaagaaaaacaagacgtaattagaaataggtgcaaaaatgaacaaaacataagtagctccttggcacaaagctagcggaataagtagctcaactctgccagcacttgttTAGATGCAGCGCTCCTTGGAAATTTTTATAAGGTTTTACGTCGTCCCGTCCCGTGTGCAAGGTCTGTTTAGATGCAGCGCTGCCAGGCAAATGCATCCTGGCGCCAGCGTCAAAATCGGACACCTGGGATGGATGCCTGGACACAAAGCTCCCATACAAACAGGCCCTAATTTTGTTTATGTTGTGATGGGCTCAATGTTGCTTATGAAAACAAGTAGTAAGATTTTTTAGAAtgagttacatatatatatatatatatatatatatatatatatatatatatatatatatatatatatatatatatatatatatatatatatatatatgagaaccGTTAAAATTTTAATTAGTTTCTTCAGTTGTTGTAGCTCATCGCTTGATACAATGTGCAAGAACTGTAACACATAAGAAAAAAGTCTGCCAATGAAAACATGGCTAGTGAGAAAAATGGTATATATATATTTGCCTTtacttggttttgttttttgtatGATGTTTAGCTAGATGTTCATTCATATTCATATCCTCGCAAAAAAATAATGTTCATTCATATAATTTGACAAGTCATAATGAAATAGAAAGATTTGATTGAAATGCTTGAACTAACCACAGGGAAAGTTAACCCCATTCCAGTACAATAATTGCTCATTAATTTTGAAGAAGACCCATCGTGCTATCTTCTCTATTAATATTCAAAGAATCTTGGATATTAACTATGTTATATCACTAAAAAATGAGTTCACACTTTTTTATTTAGCATTTTTCCTTTTCTCCGACATATCTATGGCTTGACACTGTTTCTAGATGGGGTAGATACATCTGTTTTTTTTCACAAATAAtcggtcatttttcttcttctctaaCATTGTAAGGCTTCTCAGTACTTCTAGATGGTAGGTAGATACTTATCTGCTTTTTCCACAAATAGTCGGTGAAACAGAGAGATTATTTGGACAAACTCTAGGTAAATGACCAGCCTTAGATCCAAGGAAATTGTGCATGGAAGAGACATGTAATTGAAACTTATCTATTCTAGAAGAGAGCACATGAAAAATACAGTGAGACATTCGCATAAAGAAAGGGTACAGAAGCATACAACTATACATTGAGAACCTAAATTAGTTGTTATCAACATATTTATAGAGTCAACTATACACCAGATTAATTAAACTGTATATGATCATATCAACTAATAACTAATCCGTCCGTCCGAAAAAAGCAAGACACACTACAGGATTTATAGGACATGTTAGTGGTCAAGCAAAATGAATCAAAGGATCAGACCAGAGCTGGTGCCGAGGACAATCCGCGCGACGTCCACGACGAGCTGCTGGTAGTGGCCCggacgccgcctcctcctccttcctccttcctccttcctccttcctcctccttctcttcctccttcttcctccttcctcctctcctcctctcctcctcctcctctctttctcctccacctccgGCGGCAGCGCTggcacgggcgcgggcgcgggcgggtgcatgtgtgcggtgtgtgtgggccggctgggccgggaggttaaatcccccctatgccgagtgcccccgatctggcactcggcaaagtttttttaattttttaattctttgccgagtaccacctggcctggcactcggcaaaggttttttttaaaaaaaatctttgccgagtgcccccggactggcactcgataaagaggggtttttaatttttttaaaatctttgccgagtcatacgtcctggcactcggcaaatcggtgattcgccgagtgtcatttttaacactcggcaaaccatatttttttcacttttgacctctaaactttttctacagtcctcatacaatacctggtactccatgttcccatgtggcacatttctcggactttttctatatttctttaatttatttcatttaattgaattttcttgaataattcaaattataactgctagtcattcgaataatgaaaaaaatgaatggaaaaaatgatattcatgttatttagtataatgtgagccGTATCCAggaccagaccaccaatttcgaacatcttattcacgaaacatgaccacgaacttgcggtcgagttgtttttaaattctataaaaagcaaacaaagtcaaaaaatcatgaaacttgtcaagatgtcatgatatcatatatggaggctgtgataaaattttgagaaggtttcgcgtaagttgtcacgtacgatgcttgcaaaccgaagaatctccgaagaagttttatgatttcgtgaagaggtcgacgaggtggtaagcatagtacatgacaacgtgcacgaaatcttctaaaatttttatcatagcctccacatacgatatcacgacatctcaacaagtttcatgattttcggacttcgtttgctttttatagaatttaaaaatacttcgcacgcaagttcgcggtcatgttttgtgaacaagatgtccgaaatttcgggtccgttcttGGTAcgacctcacactacactcagtaacatgactatcattttttgaatcattaaattccattattcgtaccatgtgcagttcaaatttatatttttcaaaaaattcaagtaaacgaaataaagtaactaaatatatcaaaaagccacaaaaaatccccaaattctaacgaggagttcctggtacattaaaagggctgcacaaaaaatttggaggccaaaaataaaaaaaaactttgccgagcgccggggcatggcactcggcaaagggggtctttgccgagtgccaacaatAACGCGCTCGGCAAACagggttttttaattttttttagaaattttctctttgccgagtgccttcacaagggcactcgacaaaggtattttaaaaaaatatatataattttttaattcctccctttgccaagtgccgaagctgttaggctctcggcaaagacatttcaaaaaaaaaatattgaatctttgccgagcgccgtgtcaggggcactcggcaaagtattttccaaaaaaaaaatctttgccgagtgtctaacagcaggcactcggcaaagaaagacgtggccgaacaccgttatgcggggcagcctatgctgaGTGCCtgcgcttttgccgagagcctaacACTTggtaaagaagtcctttgccgagtgcctttttttgccgagtgcccagcactcggcaaatgattctttgccgagtgcggcactcggcaaagaaggtctttgtcgagtgcctgatttttgacactcggcaaagcagtttgcactcggcaaaggccctgtttCCAGTAGGATGTGATTGTCTTTTCGTCTCGTGTTCCTAGACAGTTGCAAAGGAAGACAAATTGCTACATGCATGTATGGATGGATATATAAAACTGCAAGCTTATGATCAAACGATGAAGAATAATTGTGGTGATGTCGCTCGTTATGAAATTAGCTTCATAGTAATAAATGATTTTTGTGGCCTTCATTTATATAGGTTATATAGACACGTCGACCGCTGTCGATTTACAGTAGGAAAACGTGACCAATTTAAACACATTGTATTAGAATTTAGAACACTTGATACATAAGGCACAGGCCAAAACCATATTATAACTCACATATAACTCAATGAGACAGAATGTTATAACATTTGCACACATCACTACTTACTATTTGTATCTATCCCTCCTTATACATGTACAGACATGGAGAGATGCAGAAGATGATGATACAGAAGCAAAGCAAGCAGGTGCTAGTAGCTAGGCAGCTGCCACCCTCCTATAAGCCACCATTACTTTTCCTTTGGGGGATGCCACTAGCTTGTTCCAGTCTGTCTCAGGGAAAGGAGACTCCAAGTTGAGCTCAAAATTTCTAAGCAAATAGCTCCATATCACCTTGATTTGCATATACCCAAATGCTTCCCCGACACAGCTATGCCTTCCACCACCAAACCCCGTGAAAGAGAACTTGCCACCAACTTTGTCTTCCTCTCTATTCAGACTAAACCTGTCCAGGTCATACACACCAGGGTCCTTGTAGATGTAGGGCAGGTAGTTGTTGAACAGTGCAGGGCTTACAAGCGTGTGCCCTCCCGGAATCTCATACTCAGCGCCGTCTTTGGTGCGCAGCGTGAAGCTCTTGTGCACCTTGCGAAGAAACACCGGTAACAAAGGGTGCATACGCAGGGCTTCCTTGATGCAACGGCGCAGGACATTCATCTGTAGCAGCGCGTTGTAGTCTATCCGGTCCCCATGTCTCCTAGTGATCTCCTTTTGCTCCTCAATGGCTGCTGTCAGCCACTTGCCATTGGTGAGCAGGCGAGCTCCGGTCCAGGTGCTAGTGACGGAGGTGGTGTGCTTTCCAAGAAAGAGCAGCATGATGGCGAGGCCAGTGACCTCCGCTTCGGTTGTGGGGCGGCCGTCCTTATACCTAGAATCTATTAAATTCTGTAGAACATCCCCTTCGGTCCGGTTTGAGCTCTTGCGTGATCTCATGACCTCAGTGAATAGCTTTGAGAGCTTGGCCCGTGCTCTGTCACGCCGGCGGTTCGTCGGAGTTGGGGCGTAAGGGAACAAGACGCTGGCTAGACTCATGCCGCCGTTGAGCTCTCGAAACAACGTGTGGACCTCGTCAAACATGTTCTCCCGGATCTCCCTCCCAAGAAGGCATCGGCTTGAGAttaacatgagtagttgctcaAACTCATGTTTTAAATCAACTACACCCTGCTGGCC
Proteins encoded in this region:
- the LOC136503827 gene encoding obtusifoliol 14-alpha demethylase-like, whose amino-acid sequence is MDLTNIAIWVTTVVVIFITAVVTKIIVTGRKATFQPVCNRARPPVVNGASLIKLVHVGLTKGLQAMVHDQYRALGSVFTLRFFRVNITFLVGPEVLDHFFQGLESEISHGNTLDFIVPMIGKEMRFHNDALKLSKLRSYMDPMLHEVEDYFATWGQQGVVDLKHEFEQLLMLISSRCLLGREIRENMFDEVHTLFRELNGGMSLASVLFPYAPTPTNRRRDRARAKLSKLFTEVMRSRKSSNRTEGDVLQNLIDSRYKDGRPTTEAEVTGLAIMLLFLGKHTTSVTSTWTGARLLTNGKWLTAAIEEQKEITRRHGDRIDYNALLQMNVLRRCIKEALRMHPLLPVFLRKVHKSFTLRTKDGAEYEIPGGHTLVSPALFNNYLPYIYKDPGVYDLDRFSLNREEDKVGGKFSFTGFGGGRHSCVGEAFGYMQIKVIWSYLLRNFELNLESPFPETDWNKLVASPKGKVMVAYRRVAAA